In Pochonia chlamydosporia 170 chromosome 3, whole genome shotgun sequence, the following are encoded in one genomic region:
- a CDS encoding alpha beta hydrolase fold protein (similar to Eutypa lata UCREL1 XP_007798754.1) — protein sequence MFETFQPFTVTTQETPERVSISGIRSGNADSGLPPLLLLHGFPQSRHIWHRVASHLIAKYTVVIPDLRGYGESSKPTDVSAYAKSAMARDCVVVMNELGFKESFFVCAHDRGARVTHKLCVDYPERVQKAILLDICPTLAMYSVKDPAFAMSYFHWFLLIQKEPLPETLLLACPRRFAELFMGGRQKRGLDIFDEQCFEHYVKNLSDPATVHAMCQDYRASATLDLEEARADLRRGRLVRSPLRVLWANSGVMETCFETIKEWQAVVETGVEVSGHGIVSGHYIPEDAPNDVVSHILDFLV from the coding sequence ATGTTTGAGACATTTCAACCTTTTACTGTCACCACCCAAGAGACTCCAGAGCGTGTCTCGATCAGCGGTATCAGGAGCGGCAACGCAGATAGTGGCCTACCGCCTTTGCTCCTCCTTCATGGATTTCCTCAAAGCCGCCACATATGGCACCGTGTTGCATCTCATCTGATTGCAAAATACACCGTGGTGATTCCAGATCTTCGTGGCTATGGAGAATCGTCCAAGCCTACAGATGTGTCGGCATACGCCAAAAGCGCTATGGCCCGAGACTGCGTTGTCGTCATGAACGAGCTTGGATTCAAAGAGTCCTTCTTTGTCTGCGCTCATGATCGGGGGGCGCGTGTCACGCACAAACTCTGTGTTGACTATCCGGAAAGGGTGCAAAAGGCTATTCTGTTAGACATTTGTCCGACCCTAGCCATGTACTCGGTCAAGGATCCGGCGTTCGCAATGTCGTACTTTCACTGGTTCTTGTTGATCCAAAAGGAGCCGCTGCCCGAAACTCTTCTGTTGGCTTGTCCCCGGAGATTTGCAGAACTGTTTATGGGGGGAAGACAGAAAAGAGGACTAGACATTTTTGACGAGCAGTGCTTTGAGCATTATGTCAAGAACCTCAGCGATCCCGCCACTGTGCATGCAATGTGTCAGGACTACCGAGCCAGTGCGACATTAgatttggaggaggcgcGGGCCGACCTGCGTCGCGGGAGACTAGTACGCAGTCCTCTGAGAGTTCTATGGGCTAATTCCGGCGTCATGGAGACCTGTTTTGAGACTATCAAAGAGTGGCAAGCGGTGGTAGAAACAGGTGTTGAGGTGAGTGGCCACGGCATTGTATCGGGCCATTACATCCCAGAGGATGCGCCGAACGACGTTGTGTCACACATATTAGACTTTTTGGTCTAG
- a CDS encoding MFS transporter (similar to Pyrenophora tritici-repentis Pt-1C-BFP XP_001934827.1), with protein sequence MIHGLRVGAVPAHPDSDSKSVISQVEHAEPGNHTAKKRPDYSGATAKSDPREIALVKKLDRRILPMLWAMYFLNYLDRSAIASARLNNLEEDLNLKGNQYNTCISVLFAGYLIMQLPSNMLMASSRVRPSIYMAVCMALWGIVSGLTALSRNYIGLVLLRFFLGIVEAPFYPGAIFLLSIFYTRKEVATRLAVLYTANILSTALSGLIAAATFATLDGKRGLRGWRWLFIIEGITTVATALVAIPVLPDHPLTTRWLSPQERQLAHDRICRDTVEQSDGAGGTMANLKAAFGDSRLYLLALMQNVHLSANGFTNFFPTVVGSLRFNHTITLVLTCPPFIVAAIVAPLYGLSSGRFNERTWHITGGMCLAMTGFILAASTLNVSARYVACFCFSVGVYAVNSCILGWASATLGQTMEKKAISLSFINIVANASYIYTPYLFPKSQGPQYTMAMSVEAGFAGATIVCAWCLKFWIIQTNRRLKRDAPDGNLAYAY encoded by the exons ATGATTCACGGTCTACGAGTTGGCGCCGTGCCCGCCCATCCCGATAGCGACTCAAAGTCAGTCATCTCACAGGTTGAACATGCGGAGCCCGGCAACCATACTGCAAAGAAGCGCCCAGACTATTCAGGGGCGACGGCCAAGAGTGACCCTCGAGAGATTGCCCTGGTAAAGAAGCTTGATAGGAGGATTCTTCCGATGCTTTGGGCCATGTACTTTCTAAATTAT CTTGATCGTTCGGCGATAGCCTCAGCGCGACTAAACAATCTTGAGGAAGATTTAAATCTTAAAGGCAACCAATACAATACGTGTATTTCGGTGCTGTTTGCTGG ATACCTCATCATGCAGCTCCCTTCCAACATGCTCATGGCTTCGTCGCGGGTTCGGCCATCCATATACATGGCCGTTTGTATGGCGCTATGGGGTATAGTGTCTGGCCTTACTGCGTTGTCCAGAAACTATATTGGTCTCGTGCTTTTGCgattcttccttggcattgtggAAGCGCCAT TTTATCCGGGTGCAATATTTTTGCTTTCCATATTTTACACGAGAAAGGAGGTTGCCACACGACTTGCTGTCTTGTACACGGCAAATATCCTGTCCACTGCGCTGTCGGGACTTATTGCTGCTGCAACCTTTGCCACACTTGACGGGAAGCGTGGTTTGAGAGGCTGGAGATG GCTGTTTATTATCGAAGGAATCACGACAGTTGCCACTGCTCTGGTTGCAATTCCTGTTCTGCCTGATCACCCACTCACGACTAGGTGGCTCAGCCCGCAGGAGAGGCAGCTGGCACACGACCGCATTTGTCGTGATACTGTCGAGCAGTCTGACGGTGCTGGAGGCACCATGGCAAACCTCAAAGCTGCTTTTGGAGATTCTCGATTATATCTTTTGGCTCTGATGCAAAACGTCCACCTTTCCGCGAACGGCTTCACAAATTTCTTTCCCACTGTTGTGGGATCCCTGCGGTTCAACCACACCATTACCCTGGTCCTGACGTGCCCACCGTTTATTGTTGCGGCCATCGTTGCGCCTCTGTACGGGCTCAGCTCGGGCAGATTCAATGAAAGAACCTGGCACATTACCGGAGGCATGTGCCTGGCCATGACGGGCTTTATCCTGGCCGCATCAACCCTGAATGTTTCCGCCCGTTACGTTGcctgcttttgcttctccGTTGGTGTGTACGCTGTGAACTCGTGCATCCTTGGATGGGCATCAGCAACACTCGGCCAGACCATGGAGAAAAAGGCCATTTCATTgagcttcatcaacatcgtcgCCAATGCGTCGTACATATACACCCCGTACCTATTCCCGAAAAGTCAGGGGCCACAGTACACAATGGCCATGAGTGTTGAGGCCGGTTTCGCAGGAGCTACCATTGTCTGCGCATGGTGTCTCAAGTTTTGGATAATTCAAACGAATAGGAGATTGAAGAGAGATGCTCCGGATGGCAATCTCGCGTACGCGTATTGA
- a CDS encoding fungal specific transcription factor (similar to Cordyceps militaris CM01 XP_006674691.1) — MPGPASGRPANSSLPIPIPPIEIGSFVAPRPDKSEFIGSASGIFFANTVFRAFATLLPASSHSPSDEIGSGLMHSDAQRRVHVTEPQSQGAPDSAHDYVLASENLQEQRVEEAAIQDSLNTAASNFLGQPGTQGSSTLVPPTVGLSYGIAASGIGLPPSAAVARDLLVRYFKKWHPFFPFLHGRTFFDQVDGFYDRGGNVPVKEHQDIPGIRTRMTQAVTFQCVFNIAADSLEGLAQLDVSCRISSTTALINLLGVVSSGHDLPSLQALLAVEVYLIKRMALRAASTVHGTLTRILYHCGLHRCPFRYIQLSRDACDIRQRIFWCAYILDRQLSLLLGHPPAIKDTEVDVCIPGMAELHNPVKECQPKSSNSLPADGGDEITAHLPRGHAVGRPSAASARCENETRHDATPVDAHDANVNSIEAESPTRHHKTAPREAGEFVLGYLVRYSRLCGVAFDLFHTSIHNRYVTWDQVLDLSSRIQSWWNGLPLTLQENNSQSSCPALEFSPYFVTMYQHLVLFVNRSPLSLPTHRIEFRSSIQSALSASRAIVRSLRRPQVQDHPALFAWPTTLSATWMAGLVIAFASLLNLYPFHKAQNDMNDVLIILDSMGQDWTSARHCRAALNSLLSRLTSRTGTEISLDEATPSSRGNSLIHSQTIEEATQPAEEQPSRARSKRRRYTLDIGQNSANHPGDIIYERATVDGPLSEVITDRHPVLQYSGPDFGFDSASASAYPSGWETMLDQNLGLETSGQFFDSAEWDMYMQNFGDRFGL, encoded by the exons ATGCCTGGCCCAGCAAGCGGTAGACCAGCGAATTCCAGCCTACCTATTCCTATTCCTCCGATCGAGATTGGTTCATTTGTGGCACCACGGCCCGACAAGAGTGAATTTATCGGCAGTGCAAGTGGGATTTTCTTCGCGAACACAGTCTTTCGCGCTTTTGCGACATTGCTACCTGCATCCAGCCATAGCCCGTCTGACGAGATTGGTAGCGGTCTCATGCACAGTGACGCGCAGAGGAGAGTGCATGTAACCGAACCCCAGAGCCAGGGAGCACCAGATTCCGCTCATGACTACGTGCTTGCGTCCGAAAACCTGCAGGAGCAAAGAGTCGAAGAGGCAGCTATACAAGACTCCTTGAATACAGCAGCAAGCAACTTCCTCGGTCAACCGGGGACTCAAGGttcttcaacattggtgCCGCCCACGGTCGGTCTTTCGTATGGCATCGCCGCCTCAGGCATCGGCCTGCCTCCGTCTGCCGCCGTCGCAAGAGACCTTCTTGTCCGCTATTTTAAAAAGTGGCAtcccttcttcccctttcTCCATGGACGGACGTTCTTTGACCAAGTGGATGGCTTTTACGACCGAGGTGGAAATGTTCCCGTTAAAGAGCACCAGGACATACCTGGGATTCGCACTCGAATGACCCAGGCCGTGACATTTCAATGTGTCTTCAACATTGCTGCTGACTCCTTAGAAGGTTTGGCCCAGCTTGATGTTTCGTGTCGCATCTCGTCCACTACAGCTCTGATAAACCTTCTCGGAGTTGTGTCTAGTGGCCATGATCTCCCTTCGCTGCAAGCACTGCTGGCGGTGGAGGTGTATCTCATTAAGAGGATGGCTCTGCGAGCAGCATCGACTGTGCATGGTACACTTACCAGGATACTTTACCATTGCGGGCTGCATCGATGCCCGTTTCGTTACATTCAACTATCTCGTGATGCGTGTGACATCCGGCAAAGGATCTTCTGGTGTGCTTACATCCTCGATCGACAGCTCAGCCTCCTGCTAGGCCATCCCCCGGCTATAAAGGACACTGAGGTTGACGTGTGCATACCTGGAATGGCAGAGCTTCACAACCCGGTCAAGGAATGTCAGCCGAAGTCTAGTAATAGTCTACCGGCGGACGGTGGCGATGAAATCACGGCGCATCTGCCTAGGGGTCACGCCGTCGGTCGTCCCTCAGCCGCTTCCGCTAGATGTGAGAATGAGACTAGGCACGACGCAACACCTGTTGATGCACATGATGCGAATGTCAACAGTATTGAGGCCGAGAGCCCTACTCGGCACCACAAAACAGCCCCAAGAGAGGCTGGTGAGTTTGTCCTGGGCTACCTCGTGAGGTATTCTCGGTTATGCGGGGTTGCCTTTGACCTGTTTCACACGTCGATACATAATCGATACGTGACATGGGATCAAGTTCTTGACCTCTCGTCGCGGATCCAGTCGTGGTGGAATGGCCTGCCCCTGACGCTGCAAGAGAACAATTCTCAGTCGTCTTGTCCCGCGCTGGAATTCAGCCCGTACTTTGTGACGATGTACCAGCACTTGGTGCTCTTCGTCAACCGCTCTCCTCTTTCCCTGCCAACTCACCGAATAGAATTTCGATCCAGTATCCAATCTGCACTGAGCGCCAGTAGAGCAATCGTGCGGAGCCTTCGAAGACCCCAAGTACAAGACCATCCTGCGCTGTTTGCCTGGCCGACCACCCTGTCCGCTACGTGGATGGCGGGACTCGTCATTGCGTTTGCAAGTCTGCTGAATCTTTACCCATTTCACAAGGCCCAAAA TGACATGAATGATGTCCTTATCATTCTAGACAGTATGGGCCAAGACTGGACCAGCGCGCGGCATTGTCGAGCAGCTCTGAATTCGCTCCTCTCCAGGTTGACGTCCCGAACTGGCACGGAAATTTCACTTGACGAGGCAACGCCTAGCAGCCGCGGCAATTCCCTCATCCATTCTCAGACGATCGAAGAAGCTACGCAGCCCGCGGAAGAACAACCCTCTCGTGCTCGCAGCAAGCGACGGAGGTACACGTTGGATATCGGCCAAAACTCTGCGAATCATCCAGGAGATATCATATATGAACGGGCCACTGTAGATGGTCCGCTGTCAGAAGTTATCACAGATCGGCACCCAGTCCTGCAATACTCTGGGCCAGACTTTGGTTTTGATTCGGCCTCAGCCTCTGCTTATCCAAGTGGGTGGGAGACCATGCTGGATCAGAACTTGGGCCTGGAGACATCAGGGCAATTCTTTGACAGCGCGGAATGGGATATGTACATGCAAAATTTTGGAGACCGGTTTGGGCTGTAA
- a CDS encoding tartrate dehydrogenase (similar to Cordyceps militaris CM01 XP_006674689.1), which produces MSAKPLRIAIVPGDGIGTEVMPVGVQCLELVAKIFSIPLHFEWFDFASCDYYKKHGDMLPSDWKTTLLRFDAIYFGAVGMPDLVPDNITLWGSLLKFRREFDQYISLRPCRLMPGVRSPLAGRKPGDIDFWIVRENTEGEYSSIGGKIFEGTERETVVQETVMTRTGVDRVLRYAFELAQSRPRRRLTSATKSNGISISMPYWDSRVQEMAAKYPDVALDKYHIDILTAHFVQHPDMFDVVVGSNLFGDILSDLGPACTGTIGIAPSANINPEGKFPSLFEPVHGSAPDIAGRGIANPIGTIWAGQMLLQHFGHDVAADALMQAIERVLARSESHVLTPDLGGKGTTATLGKSILDEISKASQSKL; this is translated from the coding sequence ATGTCTGCAAAGCCGCTCCGCATTGCCATTGTTCCCGGGGATGGTATCGGAACCGAAGTGATGCCAGTCGGTGTCCAGTGCCTCGAGCTTGTGGCAAAGATCTTCAGCATACCGCTTCACTTTGAGTGGTTTGACTTTGCGAGCTGTGACTACTACAAAAAGCATGGCGATATGCTGCCGTCTGACTGGAAGACGACGCTGTTGAGATTTGACGCTATATACTTTGGGGCTGTCGGCATGCCTGACCTTGTACCCGATAATATAACGCTCTGGGGAAGCTTACTTAAATTTCGACGCGAGTTTGACCAATACATTAGTCTGCGGCCATGCCGGCTCATGCCCGGGGTTCGGTCACCGTTAGCCGGCCGCAAACCAGGCGACATCGACTTCTGGATTGTCCGCGAGAATACAGAGGGCGAGTATAGTAGCATTGGCGGCAAGATTTTCGAGGGCACTGAAAGAGAAACGGTTGTCCAAGAAACCGTAATGACGAGAACGGGAGTTGATCGCGTTCTTCGCTACGCATTCGAGCTCGCACAGAGCAGACCACGCAGGAGACTAACCAGTGCCACCAAGAGCAACGGCATCAGTATATCAATGCCATACTGGGATTCAAGAGTGCAGGAAATGGCTGCAAAATACCCAGATGTTGCTCTGGACAAGTATCACATTGATATTCTCACCGCCCACTTCGTACAACACCCAGACATGTTTGACGTGGTAGTTGGCAGTAACTTATTCGGTGACATCTTGTCAGACCTCGGTCCTGCTTGTACTGGTACCATCGGCATCGCTCCATCTGCAAACATAAACCCTGAAGGCAAGTTTCCCAGCCTTTTCGAGCCGGTACACGGCAGCGCCCCGGATATTGCGGGACGGGGAATCGCGAACCCCATTGGGACAATCTGGGCCGGTCAAATGCTGTTGCAGCACTTTGGACATGACGTGGCAGCCGATGCGCTGATGCAGGCGATAGAGAGAGTTTTGGCCCGATCCGAAAGTCATGTTCTTACTCCGGATTTGGGCGGCAAGGGAACCACAGCAACTCTAGGAAAATCAATTTTGGATGAGATTTCGAAGGCTAGCCAGTCAAAATTGTAG